The following coding sequences are from one Mesorhizobium onobrychidis window:
- a CDS encoding Zn-dependent hydrolase has product MAAPGENLRINSDRLWDSIMEMAKIGPGIAGGNNRQTLTDADGEGRHLFKRWCEAAGLEMGVDEMGTMFARREGTEPDLPPVYVGSHLDTQPTGGKYDGVLGVLGGLEIVRSLNELDIKTKHPIVVTNWTNEEGARFAPAMMASGVFAGVLDQADVYSHVDKDGKKFGEELERIGWRGTEKVGERKIHAFFELHIEQGPILEDEGIDIGVVTHGQGLKWLQVTLTGKEAHTGSTPMPKRRNAGLGMARVIELVHEIAMDYQPDAVGAVGHMEVYPNSRNIIAGRTLFTIDIRSPEKEVLDAMDGRIREGIDTICEALDIKYQIDQVGHFDPVTFDAGCVKAVRDAAERLGYTHRNIVSGAGHDACWINRVAPTAMVMCPCVDGLSHNEAEEITKEWAAAGADVLFHAVVETAVIVE; this is encoded by the coding sequence ATGGCCGCTCCCGGCGAGAATCTGCGAATCAATTCAGACCGTTTGTGGGATTCGATAATGGAGATGGCGAAGATCGGCCCCGGCATTGCCGGCGGCAACAATCGCCAGACGTTGACCGACGCGGACGGCGAGGGGCGGCATCTGTTCAAGCGCTGGTGCGAGGCGGCGGGGCTCGAAATGGGCGTCGACGAGATGGGCACGATGTTTGCCCGCCGCGAAGGCACCGAGCCGGATCTGCCGCCGGTCTATGTCGGCAGCCATCTCGACACCCAGCCGACCGGCGGCAAGTATGACGGCGTGCTCGGCGTGCTTGGCGGGTTGGAGATCGTGCGCTCGCTGAACGAGCTCGACATCAAGACCAAACATCCGATCGTCGTCACCAACTGGACGAACGAGGAAGGCGCGCGCTTTGCGCCGGCGATGATGGCATCCGGCGTGTTCGCCGGCGTCCTCGACCAGGCCGATGTCTATTCGCATGTCGACAAGGACGGCAAGAAGTTCGGCGAGGAGCTCGAACGCATCGGCTGGAGAGGCACCGAGAAAGTAGGTGAGCGCAAGATCCACGCCTTCTTCGAGCTGCATATCGAGCAAGGCCCGATCCTTGAGGACGAGGGCATCGACATCGGTGTCGTCACCCATGGCCAGGGGCTGAAATGGCTGCAGGTGACGCTGACCGGCAAGGAGGCGCATACCGGCTCGACGCCGATGCCGAAGCGCCGCAATGCCGGGCTCGGCATGGCGCGGGTAATCGAGCTGGTGCACGAGATTGCCATGGACTATCAGCCCGACGCCGTCGGCGCGGTCGGCCACATGGAGGTCTATCCGAACTCGCGCAACATCATCGCCGGCCGCACCTTGTTCACCATCGACATCCGCTCGCCGGAAAAGGAGGTGCTGGATGCCATGGACGGCCGCATCCGCGAGGGCATCGACACGATCTGCGAGGCGCTCGACATCAAATATCAAATCGATCAGGTCGGCCATTTCGATCCGGTCACCTTCGACGCGGGCTGCGTCAAGGCTGTGCGGGATGCGGCAGAGCGCCTGGGTTATACGCATCGCAACATCGTCTCCGGCGCCGGCCACGATGCCTGCTGGATCAACCGCGTCGCGCCGACGGCAATGGTGATGTGCCCCTGCGTGGACGGGCTCAGCCACAACGAGGCCGAGGAGATCACCAAGGAATGGGCGGCGGCCGGCGCCGACGTGCTGTTCCACGCGGTGGTGGAAACAGCGGTGATTGTGGAGTGA
- the hydA gene encoding dihydropyrimidinase, producing MTKVIRNGTIVTADRTWKADLLTQHGKIIAIGPDLHGDHEFDATGCYVMPGGIDPHTHLEMPFMGTYSADDFESGTRAALAGGTTMVVDFCLPSPQQSLLEALQMWDNKTSKASCDYSFHMAITWWGKQVFDEMATVVDKGITSFKHFMAYKGALMVDDDEMYSSFQRCADLGALPLVHAENGDVVAALSQKLLAAGNNGPEGHAYSRPPEVEGEATNRAIMIADMAGVPLYVVHVSCEQAHEAIRRARQKGMRVFGEPLIQHLTLDESEYFNRDWDHAARRVMSPPFRNKLHQDSLWAGLQAGSLQVVATDHCAFTTSQKRNGIGDFTKIPNGTGGLEDRLPVLWTTGVNTGRLTMNEFVAVTSTNIAKILNMYPKKGAIVEGADADIVVWDPKRKKTITSKKQQSVIDYNVFEGFEVTGLPRFVFSRGELSIQEAEVKAKPGHGEFVAREPNAAVNRALSTWKEISAPRKVERTGIPATGV from the coding sequence ATGACCAAAGTCATCAGGAACGGCACCATTGTCACCGCCGATCGCACCTGGAAGGCCGACCTGCTGACGCAGCACGGCAAGATCATCGCCATCGGCCCGGACCTGCATGGCGACCACGAGTTCGACGCTACCGGCTGCTATGTCATGCCGGGGGGCATCGATCCGCACACCCATCTCGAAATGCCGTTCATGGGCACCTATTCGGCCGACGATTTCGAGAGCGGCACGCGCGCCGCCCTCGCCGGCGGCACCACCATGGTTGTCGATTTCTGCCTGCCGTCGCCGCAGCAGTCGCTGCTCGAGGCCTTGCAGATGTGGGACAACAAGACCTCGAAAGCCTCCTGCGACTATTCCTTCCATATGGCGATCACCTGGTGGGGCAAGCAGGTGTTCGACGAGATGGCCACCGTCGTCGACAAGGGTATCACCTCGTTCAAGCACTTCATGGCCTACAAGGGCGCGCTGATGGTCGACGACGACGAGATGTATTCGTCGTTCCAGCGCTGCGCCGACCTTGGCGCGCTGCCGCTGGTTCATGCCGAGAATGGCGACGTGGTTGCCGCCCTGTCGCAGAAGCTGCTGGCCGCCGGCAATAACGGCCCCGAAGGGCACGCCTATTCGCGCCCGCCGGAAGTGGAAGGCGAGGCGACCAACCGCGCCATCATGATCGCCGACATGGCCGGCGTGCCGCTCTATGTCGTGCATGTCTCCTGCGAGCAGGCCCATGAAGCCATTCGCCGGGCGCGCCAGAAGGGCATGCGGGTGTTCGGCGAGCCCCTGATCCAGCACCTGACGCTCGACGAGAGCGAATATTTCAATAGGGACTGGGACCATGCGGCGCGCCGGGTGATGAGCCCGCCCTTCCGCAACAAGTTGCATCAGGATTCGCTGTGGGCCGGCCTGCAGGCTGGATCGCTGCAAGTGGTGGCGACCGACCATTGTGCGTTCACCACTAGCCAGAAGCGTAACGGCATCGGCGATTTCACCAAGATCCCGAACGGCACCGGCGGGCTTGAGGACCGCTTGCCGGTGCTGTGGACCACCGGCGTCAACACCGGCCGGCTGACGATGAACGAGTTCGTCGCGGTGACCTCGACCAACATCGCAAAAATCCTCAACATGTACCCTAAGAAGGGCGCCATCGTCGAAGGCGCCGACGCCGATATCGTCGTCTGGGACCCGAAGCGCAAGAAGACGATCACCTCCAAGAAGCAGCAGTCGGTGATCGACTACAACGTCTTCGAAGGTTTCGAGGTCACCGGCCTGCCACGCTTCGTCTTCTCGCGCGGCGAACTGTCGATTCAGGAGGCTGAGGTCAAGGCGAAGCCCGGCCATGGCGAGTTTGTCGCTCGCGAGCCGAATGCAGCGGTCAACCGGGCGCTGTCGACCTGGAAGGAAATTTCCGCGCCACGCAAGGTGGAACGCACGGGTATTCCGGCGACCGGGGTGTGA
- a CDS encoding cupin domain-containing protein gives MPPKTTCHLIRPENSYEGKQGLSYFTGIATETVGSTGICMHLLTMPPGARAKAHMHESHETAIYVLSGEVHTWYGDGLEQQIVVKAGDLFYIPAGVPHLPANLSDSPASAVIARTDPNEQESVVLLPELDGLVA, from the coding sequence ATGCCGCCCAAAACCACCTGCCATCTTATCCGCCCCGAAAACTCTTATGAAGGCAAGCAGGGACTGAGTTATTTCACCGGCATCGCCACTGAGACGGTCGGCTCTACCGGCATCTGCATGCACCTGCTCACCATGCCGCCCGGTGCCCGCGCCAAGGCGCATATGCACGAAAGCCATGAGACGGCGATCTATGTGCTCTCGGGCGAGGTCCATACCTGGTACGGCGACGGGCTCGAGCAGCAGATCGTGGTCAAGGCCGGCGACCTCTTCTACATTCCGGCCGGTGTGCCGCATCTGCCGGCCAATCTGAGCGACAGCCCGGCCTCGGCGGTCATCGCCCGCACCGATCCCAACGAACAGGAAAGCGTCGTCCTGCTGCCGGAACTGGATGGGCTGGTCGCCTGA
- a CDS encoding ABC transporter ATP-binding protein, producing MTGQSPAVVSAIKLGLTFQTNDGPVQALSNVDLTIGKGEFVSFIGPSGCGKTTLLRVIADLEKPTSGTISVNGMTPEQARQSRAYGYVFQAAALYPWRTIERNVALPLEIMGLSKAEQAARIKRTLDLVNLGGFEQKYPWQLSGGMQQRASIARALAFDADLLLMDEPFGALDEIVRDHLNQQLLELWERTNKTICFVTHSIPEAVYLSTRIIVMSPRPGRVSDVIESTLPKQRPLDIRETPEFLAIAARVRDGLRAGHSYED from the coding sequence ATGACCGGACAGTCGCCAGCCGTCGTTTCGGCAATCAAACTCGGCCTGACCTTCCAGACCAATGACGGTCCGGTGCAGGCGCTGTCTAATGTCGACCTGACCATCGGCAAAGGTGAATTCGTCTCCTTCATCGGGCCGTCCGGCTGCGGCAAGACGACCTTGCTGCGGGTCATCGCCGATCTGGAGAAACCAACCTCGGGAACCATCTCCGTCAACGGCATGACGCCCGAGCAGGCGCGCCAGAGCCGCGCCTATGGCTATGTCTTCCAGGCGGCCGCACTTTATCCGTGGCGCACGATCGAGCGCAACGTGGCGCTGCCGTTGGAGATCATGGGCCTCTCCAAGGCAGAGCAGGCGGCGCGCATCAAGCGCACGCTCGACCTCGTCAACCTGGGCGGCTTCGAGCAGAAATACCCGTGGCAGCTTTCCGGCGGCATGCAGCAGCGTGCCTCAATCGCGCGGGCGCTGGCCTTCGACGCCGATCTTCTGTTGATGGACGAGCCGTTCGGCGCGCTGGATGAGATCGTGCGCGACCATCTCAACCAACAGCTGCTGGAGCTTTGGGAGCGGACCAACAAGACCATCTGCTTCGTCACCCACTCCATTCCCGAGGCGGTCTACCTCTCGACGCGGATCATCGTCATGTCGCCGCGTCCGGGACGTGTCAGCGACGTCATCGAATCGACGCTGCCGAAGCAGCGGCCGCTCGACATCCGCGAGACGCCGGAGTTCCTGGCGATCGCGGCGCGCGTCCGCGATGGGCTCAGGGCAGGACACAGCTATGAGGATTGA